One genomic segment of Arachis duranensis cultivar V14167 chromosome 4, aradu.V14167.gnm2.J7QH, whole genome shotgun sequence includes these proteins:
- the LOC107485972 gene encoding tyrosine-protein phosphatase DSP3, with protein MGLIVEVDTVDEDAAVLVPPPNFSMVEDCIFRSSFPTPSNFPFLQTLNLRSVIYLCPEPYPEENLEFLRSQNIRLFQFGIEGKTDVSLPILRDSIMEALKVLIDVRNHPVLIHCKRGKHRTGCLVGCLRKLQNWCLSSVFEEYQRFAGAKSRNGDLTFIDRFDIVSLRQCLYSIIYQYQGYGSKKRRLLYTDENLQKPRLASF; from the exons ATGGGATTGATAGTTGAGGTTGATACCGTAGACGAGGACGCCGCTGTTTTGGTCCCGCCGCCGAATTTCTCAATGGTGGAGGACTGCATTTTCCGATCCAGTTTCCCCACTCCTTCCAATTTCCCTTTTctccaaaccctaaaccttcgATCCGTCAT ATACTTGTGTCCAGAGCCCTATCCGGAAGAAAATCTGGAGTTTCTTCGATCGCAGAACATTCGGCTCTTTCAATTTGGAATCGAGGGGAAGACG GATGTTTCTTTACCTATTCTCAGGGATTCTATTATGGAGGCCCTGAAAGTTTTAATTG ATGTGAGAAATCACCCAGTTTTGATTCATTGCAAACGAGGCAAG CATAGAACAGGTTGCCTTGTTGGCTGCTTGAGAAAATTGCAGAATTGGTGCCTATCTTCTGTGTTTGAGGAGTACCAACGATTTGCGGGTGCGAAATCGAGGAACGGGGATTTAACCTTTATAGATAGGTTTGACATTGTAAGCCTGAGGCAGTGCCTTTACAGTATCATCTACCAGTATCAAGGATATGGTTCGAAGAAGCGGCGATTGCTGTATACAGATGAGAACTTGCAGAAGCCCCGACTGGCATCGTTTTAG